Proteins encoded in a region of the Flavobacterium sp. PMTSA4 genome:
- a CDS encoding nucleotidyltransferase domain-containing protein produces MDSLKTILYFSIFRYPLKLEEIHSYNNHTDIDETFNELQYLINEKIVTKIDDFYVYGTDLDSVTKRLKGNLQAKKALIKAKERAKFISKFPYVQSVGVSGSLSKGYFDNDSDIDFFVITKPEKLWICRTLLMLYKKIFLLNSRKYFCINYFVSSCSLEIEEQNRFTATELKTLIPLQGKDVFKQFYNENKWIYDYFSKFTPEINSVEETQKPFFSKTIEFIFDNKIGNKVDNAFKIITLKKWQSKFSYMNQTDFKIALKSTKNISKHHPSNFQKKVIFSLNEKLEEVRQKFNIEIIKEYV; encoded by the coding sequence GTGGATAGTTTAAAGACCATATTGTACTTTTCTATTTTTAGATATCCATTAAAATTAGAAGAAATCCACAGTTATAATAATCATACTGATATTGACGAAACATTCAATGAACTTCAGTATTTAATCAACGAAAAAATTGTTACAAAAATTGACGATTTCTACGTTTATGGTACCGATTTAGATAGTGTAACCAAAAGACTAAAAGGAAATTTACAGGCAAAAAAAGCTTTAATTAAAGCAAAAGAAAGAGCAAAATTTATTTCAAAATTCCCATATGTTCAATCTGTTGGCGTTTCAGGTTCATTGTCAAAAGGTTATTTTGATAATGACAGTGATATAGATTTTTTTGTAATCACAAAACCTGAAAAACTTTGGATTTGCAGAACTTTATTAATGCTTTATAAAAAAATATTCCTTCTCAATTCTCGTAAATATTTTTGTATCAACTATTTTGTTTCATCTTGTAGTTTGGAAATCGAAGAACAAAACAGATTTACTGCTACCGAATTGAAAACATTAATTCCATTGCAAGGAAAAGATGTGTTTAAGCAGTTTTACAACGAAAATAAATGGATTTATGATTATTTTTCAAAGTTTACACCCGAAATAAACTCAGTAGAAGAAACTCAAAAACCTTTTTTTTCAAAAACTATTGAATTTATCTTTGATAATAAAATTGGAAATAAAGTTGATAATGCTTTTAAAATAATTACGTTAAAAAAATGGCAATCAAAATTTAGTTATATGAATCAAACGGATTTTAAAATTGCATTAAAATCAACAAAAAACATATCTAAACATCATCCATCAAATTTTCAAAAAAAAGTAATTTTTTCACTTAACGAAAAACTCGAAGAAGTTCGTCAAAAATTTAATATTGAAATCATAAAAGAATATGTCTAA